The window TACCCGATGTTTCAGGCATTGCTGTTGTCCTTTCAATCTGGCACTGGGAGAAACCTGAGCTGGGTAGGGCTTGAAAACTACGCAAGGCTTCTAAAGGACCCTGTGTTTATCACCACCGTGAAAAACACAGTCATTTACTTGATCATCCAGGTTCCACTGATGATTGTCCTTGCCCTTATCCTGTCGGTAATCCTAAACAGCAAGACAATCAAATTCAAAGGACTGTTCAGGACGGCAATATTCCTGCCGGCTGTTACATCACTTGTTGCTTACTCGGTCATTTTTAAATACATGTTCGGCCAGGATGGCCTAATCAACATCATGCTAATGAAAATTTCGTTAATCAGTGAACCAATCCAGTGGCTGACCGACCCGTTCTGGGCAAAGGTTACCATCATTCTTGCAATCACATGGCGCTGGACAGGCTATAACATGATCTTCTATCTGTCCTCCCTGCAGAATATTGACCAATCGATATACGAAGCAGCCAAAATTGATGGAGCTTCGGCGTTCCAGCAATTCACAAAAATTACTGTGCCGCTTCTGAAGCCAATCATTTTGTTTACATCAATCACATCAACAATCGGTACGCTTCAGCTGTTTGATGAAGTCATGAATATCACGGCCGGCGGACCTGGGAATGCGACAATGACAATTTCCCAGTATATTTACAACCTGTCGTTCAAATACACACCTGACTTCGGGTATGCCGCGACCGTTTCTTATGCAATTGTTGCCATGATCGTCGTCTTCTCAATCATCCAGTTCAAAGTGGCAGGTGATAAAAATGATTAAAAAGATATCCGCCTATACAGTACTGACCATCGCATCCATCGTCTCGATTTTCCCATTTTTATGGATGGTTGTCAGTTCGACGAATAAATCATCCGATGTCACACAAGGGAAATTACTGCCCGGCAGCCACCTGGTCGAAAACTTCAAAAATCTGCTTGAAACAATCGACCTTGTACCGGCACTGCTTAATTCAGCGAAAATCTCAATCCTGACAACGATTCTCGCGATGCTGATCGCTTCGCTAGCGGGCTACGGCTTTGAAATTTTCAGAAGCAAGTCGAAAGACATCCTGTTCACAATCCTGCTTCTGTCGATGATGATTCCATTCGCGGCATTGATGGTTCCATTGTTCAGGATGTTCGCCGACCTTTCTCAAATCTTCCCGGCAATCGGGATTGATACAACTACAGCTGTTATCTTGCCAACCGTTACGACAGCGTTCCTGATTTTCTTTTTCAGGCAGAACACAAAAATGTTCCCGAAGGAAATCCTGGAGGCCGGGCGAATCGATGGCCTGACCGAGCTTGGCATTTTCTTCAGGATTTATATCCCGACCATGAAAACAACGTATGCAGCTGCGGCGATCATCACGTTCATGTCGAGCTGGAATAGCTATCTTTGGCCGCTCGTTGTCCTGCAGTCGCCTGAAAACATGACGATTCCGCTATTGATATCAAACCTTGGTTCAAGCTATGCACCTGACTACGGCGTTATCTTTACGGCTATTGTCATCGCAACACTCCCAACTGCACTCATCTTCTTCTTCATGCAGAAGCATTTTGTTGCAGGTATGATGGGATCTGTCAAATAACGAACGCACTAGAAAAGGGGTTAGAACATGCCAGTAAATCCGACCACAAGCTGGCTTACGGACCTGACTACGTTCAAAGTCAACCGTTTGCCTGCCCATTCCGACCATTCTTATTACGCAACAATGGAAGAAGCGCTAGCAGGAATTCCAATGCCGATGCGGCACAGCCTTAACGGCGACTGGAAGTTTACCTATTCAGTCAATCCGGATAACCGCCCGGCCGATTTTTATAAACCCGATTTCAACTGCGGCGGATGGGGCAGCATCACAGTCCCGGGCCATATCCAGCTCCAGGGCTACGGACAGCCGCAATATGTCAACACCATGTATCCGTGGGACGGCCTAAACGACATCCGACCACCGGAAATTCCGCGGGATAAAAACCCTGTCGGCAGCTATGTGAAATACTTTACTGTCCCTGCTGGCTTTCAGAATAAGCCGCTGTTCATCTCCTTCCAGGGAGTCGAATCGGCATTTTACATCTGGCTGAATGGACAGTTCATCGGCTACAGCGAGGACTCATTCACCCCGGCCGACTTTGAACTCACACCTTTTTTGACCGAAGGAGAAAACAAGCTTGCAGTCGAGGTTTACCAGCGCTCAACCGGCAGCTGGCTCGAGGACCAGGATTTCTGGCGCTTCTCGGGAATATTCCGGGATGTCTACCTGTACACAGTTCCCGAGCTCCACATCTTTGATGCCGACGTCCGACCAGAGCTTGATGCTTCTTTTAAAAAAGGCACATTGTCTGCTGCTCTAACGCTGTTGGGCCCATCTGAAGGTAGAGTCGCTGCGGAACTGGTTGATGCAGATGGCACTCTCATAGGTTCAACTGATGTGCAGCTGGATGGCGCTAAAGTTTCGCTGACAATTGATGTTGAAGAGCCTTCGCTTTGGAGCGCAGAAAACCCATATCTCTATAAGGTGTTCTTCAATGTTTACAATGCCAATGGCCACCTTGTTGAAGTTGTGCCGCAGAAGGTCGGCTTCAGGCGTTTCGAGCTTGTCGATAAAATCATGCACCTAAATGGTGAACGGATTGTCTTCAAGGGGGTCAACCGCCATGAGTGGAATTACCGTACTGGCCGCTCTGTTACAAAGGAAGACATGCTTTGGGACATCAAAACACTAAAGCGCAACAACATCAACGCAGTCCGAACGTCACACTACCCGAACCAGAGCTACTGGTACGAGCTTTGCGATGAATACGGGATTTATGTAATCGATGAAATGAACCTTGAAACGCATGGGTCATGGCAGAAGATGGGCGCTGTTGAACCGTCCTGGAACATCCCGGGCAACAAGCCGGAATGGCAGGATATCGTATTGGATCGTGCAGTTTCAATGTATGAACGCGACAAGAACCACCCTTCCATCTTAATCTGGTCCTGCGGAAACGAGTCCTATGCAGGAGAGGTCATCCTGAATGCTTCGAAGTATTTCAAATCGAAGGATTCAAGCCGCCTCGTCCACTATGAAGGCGTCTTCCATGCCCGTGATTACGATGAGACAAGCGATATGGAAAGCCGGATGTATGCCAAGCCAGCCGATATTGAAGAGTATCTAAATGGAGACCCGCAGAAGCCCTACATTTCCTGTGAATATATGCACGCGATGGGTAATTCTGTCGGCGGCATGTACAAATACACAGAGCTTGAAACGAAATACCCAATGTACCAGGGCGGCTTCATCTGGGATTACATTGACCAGTCGCTTGTCAAAAAGGATCGCTACGGCAATGAGTTTTTGGCATATGGCGGCGATTTTGGCGATAGGCCGACCGACTACGGTTTCTGCACGAACGGGATTGTTTATGCAACCCGTGAGGAATCGCCGAAGATGCAAGAAGTAAAGTTCCTTTACCAGAACTTCAAGCTCTTCCCTGAAAACGGCGGAACACGGATTAAGAATGAGAGTCTGTTCTCGAACGGAGAGGAATACTTCCTTGAAGTCACACTGTTCCGTGAAGGAATTGAATTGGATCGCCACCAATTCGCTGTCTCTGTTGCCCCGCAAACTGAAGCATTCGTTGAGCACCAGCTTCCTGAAGCCGTAACTGCTGGAGAGTATGTCATCCAGGCAGCACTGAAACTAAAGGAAGGTACTCTCTGGGCAGAAGCAGGCTTTGAAGCTGCTTTCGGCCAGTTTGTATTCGAAGTTGAGAGCAGGGAACCTGATGCACCTCAAGGAGAACTCCGCGTTGTAAAAGGCGATGTCAACATCGGTGTCCATGGGCGGGACTTCACAATCTTGTTCTCTAAGCAGGCGGGTTCGCTTGTGTCAATGAATTTTGCCGGACGGGAAATGATTTCATTCCCGCCATATCCATTGTTTTGGCGTGCTACAACAGATAACGACCGCGGTTTTGGCCAGAGCTTCCATTCTGGCGCCTGGTTCGCGGCCAGCCTAGCCCGCATGGCAACAGGGGTGGAACTGGTAGAATTCAAGGATCGTGTAGAAGTTGCTTTTACCTACAAATTCTCAATAAATCACGAAATTGAAGTG is drawn from Bacillus sp. FJAT-18017 and contains these coding sequences:
- a CDS encoding carbohydrate ABC transporter permease; its protein translation is MIKKISAYTVLTIASIVSIFPFLWMVVSSTNKSSDVTQGKLLPGSHLVENFKNLLETIDLVPALLNSAKISILTTILAMLIASLAGYGFEIFRSKSKDILFTILLLSMMIPFAALMVPLFRMFADLSQIFPAIGIDTTTAVILPTVTTAFLIFFFRQNTKMFPKEILEAGRIDGLTELGIFFRIYIPTMKTTYAAAAIITFMSSWNSYLWPLVVLQSPENMTIPLLISNLGSSYAPDYGVIFTAIVIATLPTALIFFFMQKHFVAGMMGSVK
- a CDS encoding glycoside hydrolase family 2 TIM barrel-domain containing protein, with amino-acid sequence MPVNPTTSWLTDLTTFKVNRLPAHSDHSYYATMEEALAGIPMPMRHSLNGDWKFTYSVNPDNRPADFYKPDFNCGGWGSITVPGHIQLQGYGQPQYVNTMYPWDGLNDIRPPEIPRDKNPVGSYVKYFTVPAGFQNKPLFISFQGVESAFYIWLNGQFIGYSEDSFTPADFELTPFLTEGENKLAVEVYQRSTGSWLEDQDFWRFSGIFRDVYLYTVPELHIFDADVRPELDASFKKGTLSAALTLLGPSEGRVAAELVDADGTLIGSTDVQLDGAKVSLTIDVEEPSLWSAENPYLYKVFFNVYNANGHLVEVVPQKVGFRRFELVDKIMHLNGERIVFKGVNRHEWNYRTGRSVTKEDMLWDIKTLKRNNINAVRTSHYPNQSYWYELCDEYGIYVIDEMNLETHGSWQKMGAVEPSWNIPGNKPEWQDIVLDRAVSMYERDKNHPSILIWSCGNESYAGEVILNASKYFKSKDSSRLVHYEGVFHARDYDETSDMESRMYAKPADIEEYLNGDPQKPYISCEYMHAMGNSVGGMYKYTELETKYPMYQGGFIWDYIDQSLVKKDRYGNEFLAYGGDFGDRPTDYGFCTNGIVYATREESPKMQEVKFLYQNFKLFPENGGTRIKNESLFSNGEEYFLEVTLFREGIELDRHQFAVSVAPQTEAFVEHQLPEAVTAGEYVIQAALKLKEGTLWAEAGFEAAFGQFVFEVESREPDAPQGELRVVKGDVNIGVHGRDFTILFSKQAGSLVSMNFAGREMISFPPYPLFWRATTDNDRGFGQSFHSGAWFAASLARMATGVELVEFKDRVEVAFTYKFSINHEIEVKTAYTVFGDGSVGVKHSYNGAAGLPQMPLFGLSFKVPADYDQLKWYAMGPEENYSDRAKGARLGIFENRVQDNLSAYLMPQESGNRTGVRWVEVKNDNGNGIKISSVTEPLECNFSPYTAFELENAQHHYELPDVHYTVVTVAGRQMGVGGDDSWGAPVYDEHLIHANENLEFEFRIQRI
- a CDS encoding carbohydrate ABC transporter permease → MIGWSFVILAAVMIFIFYFYPMFQALLLSFQSGTGRNLSWVGLENYARLLKDPVFITTVKNTVIYLIIQVPLMIVLALILSVILNSKTIKFKGLFRTAIFLPAVTSLVAYSVIFKYMFGQDGLINIMLMKISLISEPIQWLTDPFWAKVTIILAITWRWTGYNMIFYLSSLQNIDQSIYEAAKIDGASAFQQFTKITVPLLKPIILFTSITSTIGTLQLFDEVMNITAGGPGNATMTISQYIYNLSFKYTPDFGYAATVSYAIVAMIVVFSIIQFKVAGDKND